A window of Daucus carota subsp. sativus chromosome 2, DH1 v3.0, whole genome shotgun sequence genomic DNA:
AACAACAGTAATAATGATCCCagaaataatcaataatattaaatgtcttaaagttttgataattttcataacaatactttatttataattatatctggATTTTTTACgtaatttatcattattatttaaaaattactatAATCGATGTACTGCAATCGATGTTCTAAAGATCCtccattaatcattaaaaaaatattttaccactcctatttatcaaaaattctaCCATAAATCACAGTAAATCCTTATAGGTCAAtcaattattagttgaaatttccGATTTCTGCAACCGTGATCGAAACTACGAGACATATATTAACAGTTCAAGAAGCTACGAGACATAATTATGGCgattgaataacataaaagtgttgataaaaaagaacatatagttgagaattgatatatatacacCTAATGCTTGAGCAGATATTTAGAATGCCATATAGTAATAGAAAGGAAGTAGATGGTTTTTCCAATCCTTGAAAAAAAGTCTCAAGAATGGTCTTTCTGGagaattttcttcattatttgaagTGAGAATTTGTTGTAAAACAAAGTGTGCATATGTACAGATAGGTGTTGAATGTATAAGAAACTGAGAACAATAATGCGTGAAGCTCTATCTTGTCATTGATTCATGCAGTACAATATATAGAATGCAGATAAGGAAAGATGGCTAAAAACAAGGCCACTAAAACAGGTAACCTCCACGACTCCTACAACAGTTATACTACTAACTTCTCCTAAATGCTCTCCATGACTCATACAAACATGCATTATACTAAACTACCAGACTtatactgaaattttaaaacaataaaacaattaaatttaagattattccaacaatcaCCCCCTTAATCTTAAATTTGTCATCAACCCATTTGGTTTAGCCCGTCTGACTTTCATCCTTGCCCGTTTGGCTTTCAAATTCTCTGTCCATTTGACACTTAAACTTAGCCCATTTGGCTTTCAGAAATTCTGCCCATCTGGCCCTTTTTTTTCTTGCCCATCTGGCACATTTATCTTGCCCATCTGGCACTTTTATTTGCCCGTTTGGCTCCATACTTCTGTTTATAACAAAGCTGGCTCATCATCCTCCATCTGTGTGAGGTTAGCTTCTTGTCTCTGCTCCCTGTCTCGTGGTGGTTTATTACATTCTGAAGCGTAGTGTCCAAAGATGTTGCAATTATAGCACTTAATTTTACTTTTGTCACGTCCACCATTTCTGCCATGTGCTCCTCCTTGACCTCTTGTCTTCCATTTCTGAGTCAGAAGAAGTTGTTCTCCTCCACTCTCACACTTGCCTTTCATTCTTTCTTCATGAGCCTTAAGTCGACCCACTACTTCTTCAACTGTCATAGCTTTCATGTCTCCAAATTGCTCGATATTTGAAGCTATTTGAAGGAACTTGTCAGGAACAGCACGTAATATTTTCCATACCACACTCGATTCTTCCAGCGTTTCTCCAAGTACCCGGATATTGGTCACAATGCCGCTCAGCTTCATACAAAAATCATCTATTTTTTCTGATTCCTTCATCACAAGAGACTCAAATTCTCCCTTCAATGTTTGCACCTTTGCCTCCTTTACACGTTCCACTCCCATGCACATTGTTTTAATTGCCTCCCAAGCTTCCTTAGCAGTTTCTTTGTCAGCAATGGTCAGCAATATATCCTCTGGCACACCTTGATATATCGCTGCAAGAGCCATCTGCACCGTTCTTTCATCCACGGCTACTTTAGGATCCTTTTGTTCGATTGCTCCCCAAACTCCTTGCGCCTTCATAAACACTTTCATTTTGAGGGACCATGTTGTGTAGTTACTTCTCGTAAGCATCGGGTAGTTTAAACCCACAGAACTTTCTTTTGTCTTGATTGTTTCCATGGTTATGTTTGTGTGTTTGGGTTGATATTTAGGCATACAATGACCTAAACAcaaggctctgataccaagtgtTGTAAAACAAAGTGTGCATATGTACAGATAGGTGTTGAATGTATAAGAAACTGAGAACAATAATGCGTGAAGCTCTATCTTGTCATTGATTCATGCAGTACAATATATAGAATGCAGATAAGGAAAGATGGCTAAAAACAAGGCCACAAAAACAGGTAACATCCACGACTCCTACAACAGTTATACTACTAACTTCTCCTAAATGCTCTCCACGACTCATTCAAACATGCATTATACTAAACTACCAGACTtatactgaaattttaaaacaataaaacaattaaatttaagattattccaacagaATTAACAATGTTATTTGCTCTCTTTGAAACATCTAATCATTCACCACTCAATACACTTGTATGGATTCATATACACATGATTTAGCAATAAACTGATTGATTGATGCCCTAACCTAATGGAGAAGGCGCCCCCTAACCTCAGGCATATATAGATGTGTGTAATtgtaattaaatcataatttaatatacaagttaGGGGTAAGTGAAGGACATGAGCCTCCTAATGGGCTCTAACGAGAAAAGTAATGGGCTTTAAGGAGAAAGGTAATATGACTAGGCTAGTTCAGGATAAaacaatgaaaacaaaaatatcatcattgaTTGAAAATGATATGTAAGTATTAATCTCAATAGCCTAAAAGCTTTTTTAGTTATGGACAATTTGTCAAATATTCTTTTCTAGaatgttttgaatattttaaaatatttttcttagaaaaccaattaagaaaacatatttcatacatattaagAGAGCAAAtttgttttccatttttttatttgataatttatatttataattatatcaacatAGAGAGCAATATTCatcaacaaataattttgtttgacatTATTTATCTAATTCAACCTTTTTTAGATATTAAGACAACAaaattggattttttttaattaatgatcGATTTATTTTTCTAGTAGATCTATATGCCATTTTActgtttcatataaaaatgtttgattcttgtgtagacataccaaaatattatattttaatattaatttcctaatttatcataattaaaatatttatcaaatcaccGTTTTATACCAATACTAccatcatattataataaaaattactttcatGAATTCCTTGTACatttatcaatcaataaaatgttttctatttttccaccaataacattaccaaaacatcaacttagccacctaaacaaatcaaaatctctaaaatatttgtcAAATTGGGCACCTAAACAATTCCAACgaaaatttgtagaaaattggtaaattatgaaaaaaatatttcggaGTGGGAATCCATCCTATGTCATCATACACACGaattataaactttaaaaatgtcaaaaaaattaacgGATATGTGATAAGGAATACATATTCAGGTTGAACTACTAGGGAAATAGTTATCTACACTTCCAGCTTTCAACTTGGTTCTTCAGATTTCAGCTCCTCTATTTCAGCTCCTCTTCACAGTACAGGtatgaaaccctaaaccctcatcAAGTTTATGAAACCTTCCTGTAATTTGGGTTTTTTGAGTTTTACACAAATTTGGGTTTATACATGCTATATTAAGCTATATTATGCTGGATTATGCAATGAGTTTCATATAtctgaaattacacacctagagggggggtgaataggtgttatggctaatattcccgatttttataagttaccgaataattaatctgtcagcctgctgttaattttcagagtaaataGTTAGCCTGCTattaagataaatgcaatgcagataatgtaaagcagtatgctagcaacaccaagaattttagccaggttcgacccctaaccctaatggtctacgtcctggtcccctaccaactggtaagagattatattattaatcaagaaatgtcaacgattacaagattcaataatataactccctttctcccttgttcctgttatcagcctgctgaaacccctgaaccacgaaccaaaagcctaccaagacctctacttcccaagtatattcttctagctaactagttcccttgttcccttgtttcacaagctggatacacagcaacaaatcattacaccttgaacaatacaatgaataagtgtaatacaaccgaaactatgaactctcaatatagatatatatacgaatataagtactagagct
This region includes:
- the LOC108212673 gene encoding uncharacterized protein LOC108212673 → METIKTKESSVGLNYPMLTRSNYTTWSLKMKVFMKAQGVWGAIEQKDPKVAVDERTVQMALAAIYQGVPEDILLTIADKETAKEAWEAIKTMCMGVERVKEAKVQTLKGEFESLVMKESEKIDDFCMKLSGIVTNIRVLGETLEESSVVWKILRAVPDKFLQIASNIEQFGDMKAMTVEEVVGRLKAHEERMKGKCESGGEQLLLTQKWKTRGQGGAHGRNGGRDKSKIKCYNCNIFGHYASECNKPPRDREQRQEANLTQMEDDEPALL